One region of Alosa alosa isolate M-15738 ecotype Scorff River chromosome 1, AALO_Geno_1.1, whole genome shotgun sequence genomic DNA includes:
- the insl5b gene encoding insulin-like 5b, giving the protein MGSFLLPVMVLSMLLLTTTVQAQSNGSTGLKLCGREFLRSVVYMCGGSRWRRELTGPSSEGYYSDPTGLESTESPLETQRQRRDMTQLLSVICCQVGCRKSDIIKLC; this is encoded by the exons ATGGGATCGTTCCTGCTTCCAGTCATGGTGCTGAGTATGCTGCTGTTGACCACGACTGTCCAAGCTCAAAGCAACGGAAGTACGGGTCTGAAGCTGTGTGGACGGGAGTTCTTACGCTCCGTGGTCTACATGTGTGGGGGTTCCAGGTGGAGACGGGAACTTACTGGGCCATCATCTGAAG GTTACTACAGTGACCCGACTGGCCTGGAATCCACCGAGAGCCCTCTTGAGACACAACGACAGAGGCGAGATATGACCCAGCTCCTCAGCGTCATCTGCTGTCAGGTGGGCTGCCGCAAGAGCGACATTATCAAACTATGCTAA
- the dynlt5 gene encoding dynein light chain Tctex-type 5 encodes MSDLAKEKAARLLKKRGSLSSLGSHEIKAKETTGKTKDSISTVSYIDDPGHHDDNPRPAVQMENTYQLSPTRRFPVMTVNDILKDVLASYLQEEKYEAELCRQMTKTISEVVKARVKDLMIPRYKIIVLISIGQLSDQNMRMGSRCLWDVANDTFSSHTFKNSSLFAIANVYGVYSE; translated from the exons ATGTCTGATCTTGCCAAAGAGAAAGCTGCTCGGCTGCTGAAGAAGAGAGGCAGTTTGTCTTCTCTTGGAAGTCACGAAATTAAAGCCAAGGAGACTACTGGGAAAACAAAAGA CTCCATTAGCACAGTGTCCTACATAGATGACCCTGGTCACCATGACGATAACCCACGACCAGCAGTGCAGATGGAGAACACCTATCAGCTCA GCCCCACCAGACGCTTCCCTGTGATGACAGTCAATGACATTTTAAAGGATGTTCTGGCCAGTTACCTCCAGGAGGAGAAGTATGAGGCAGAGCTGTGTCGGCAAATGACCAAAACAATATCCGAG GTGGTGAAGGCAAGGGTAAAGGACCTGATGATCCCGCGCTACAAGATCATCGTCCTGATCAGCATCGGGCAGCTGAGTGACCAGAACATGCGCATGGGGAGCCGCTGCCTGTGGGACGTGGCCAACGACACATTCTCCTCGCATACCTTCAAGAACAGCTCACTATTTGCCATTGCCAACGTCTATGGGGTTTACTCGGAGTGA
- the sgip1b gene encoding SH3-containing GRB2-like protein 3-interacting protein 1 isoform X1 yields MMEGWKKRTRKAFGTFRKKEKDNDSTGSPDKDRSKKTNGAPNGFYGEIDWDRYNSPDVDDEGFSIRPGDQSEGALRAKAFSSSESEGEEDHLKKFKIRIKPLASDSSNCSVPTMDELKASVGTLALSPSPLRKSPRRSPCQMRRNLSSEEIARPRRSTPTPGPEPDTPSKRSSENANTFFGPPFESSFETFQAQHSEVFIVEPDFWCETKIQPPSPLARPFPSGAPPPLPPKNVPATPPCRTSSSVGSSGYYSVVPSVRADSCAYADGLLSESSPMPDLDNVFGPPDPPISADDTFQLGWASFSERRGSPTRPPPPDEPAPPPPLCSSPPDSPPLPLHISIPPLDSPPLPLHVPIPPPDSPPPPPPSASPAPDSTPTSPLGPPPMVPVPPLPTAFIPSESFPDSPTPPPPPSPPPSPPLPPPQQQEEELEDEDEEVEEEVKELSLACSSSYLPPPLPAERSPLTCAPPPLGVRWTPEPVVGSLREAFTASPKEFSPGLRGTPPPLPPLTYRSVVSSPGPGSGPSSPARPATPLSAGSPVPPLPPRPSSRPKLQPGKSSVSDLSRSFSPPVHSWSPPPFAPLARAESTSSISSVTSLSAASTPTLCLPVSTCSRGPSPLTMGSQDTLPVAAAFTETISAYFKGADPSKCVVKVTGEMVLSFPAGITRHFASHPSPPVLTFSITHYSRLEQVLPNPQLLCCETTEPSSDTKEFWVNMPNLMSHLKKVADQRPQATYYNVDMLKYQVAADGIQSTPLNLAVSWRGDATSTDLRIDYKYNLEAMPDPVPLTNINFMVPVDGGVAKLQAMLPPATWNPEQQEMLWKIPELSQKSENGGVGALLGRFALTNGPSKPSRLAVQFSSEGATLSGANFQLAGTGYRLSLVKKRFCAGKYMADN; encoded by the exons AACTCCCCTGATGTGGATGATGAAGGATTCAGCATCAGACCAGGGGACCAATCCGAAG GTGCCCTCAGAGCCAAGGCCTTCTCATCCAGTGAGTCGGAGGGCGAGGAGGACCACCTGAAGAAGTTTAAGATCAGGATCAAGCCCCTGGCCTCTGATAGCTCCAATTGCTCTGTCCCCACTATGGATGAACTGAAGGCTTCAGTGGGCACCTTGGCCCTTTCTCCCTCACCCCTG AGAAAAAGTCCG AGACGAAGTCCA TGTCAAATGAGAAGAAATCTCTCAA GCGAAGAGATCGCCAGGCCCAGACGTTCCACCCCTACACCAGGGCCTGAGCCTGACACTCCCAG CAAAAGATCATCAGAGAATGCCAATACTTTCTTTGGTCCACCATTTGAATCCAGCTTTGAAACGTTTCAAGCACAGCATTCAGAAG TGTTCATTGTGGAGCCAGACTTCTGGTGTGAAACGAAAATTCAACCACCTTCACCTTTGGCCAGACCCTTTCCCTCTGGAG ctcctcctcctctccctccaaaGAACGTTCCAGCTACACCTCCCTGTCGTACTTCCAGCTCAGTGGGGTCCTCAG GTTACTACAGTGTGGTGCCCAGTGTAAGAGCAGACAGCTGTGCGTATGCAGATGGCCTACTGTCAGAGTCGTCTCCCATGCCCGACCTGGACAACGTCTTTGGCCCCCCTGACCCCCCCATATCTGCCGACGACACATTCCAGTTGGGCTGGGCCAGCTTCAGCGAGAGGCGGGGCTCCCCCACGAGACCCCCACCTCCCGATGAGCCGGCGCCTCcgcctcctctctgctcctctcctccagatTCTCCTCCGCTCCCGCTCCACATTTCCATTCCTCCACTGGACTCCCCTCCGCTGCCGCTCCACGTGCCCATTCCTCCACCGGACTCGCCGCCGCCGCCTCCTCCGTCCGCTTCGCCTGCGCCGGACTCGACCCCCACCAGCCCCCTGGGCCCCCCTCCCATGGTGCCCGTGCCTCCCCTGCCCACTGCCTTCATCCCGTCGGAGTCCTTTCCCGActccccaacaccaccaccaccaccgtcacCACCACCGTCACCACCACTTCCACCACCTcaacagcaggaggaggagttagaggatgaggacgaggaagtggaggaggaggtgaaagaGCTCTCACTGGCCTGCTCCTCTTCgtacctccctccccctctaccAGCGGAGCGCTCCCCACTCACCTGTGCGCCCCCTCCACTGGGCGTCAGGTGGACCCCGGAGCCAGTGGTGGGCTCCCTGAGGGAAGCTTTCACGGCTTCGCCCAAAGAGTTTAGTCCGGGCTTGCGTGGAACACCACCCCCTCTGCCACCACTCACCTACAGGAGTGTGGTGTCCTCCCCAGGACCAGGGAGTG GGCCATCCTCCCCTGCCCGGCCTGCCACACCCCTGTCCGCGGGAAGCCCCGTGCCCCCACTCCCGCCTCGGCCTTCGTCACGACCCAAACTACAGCCTGGGAAGTCCAGCGTCAGCGACCTG TCCAGGTCGTTCAGCCCTCCGGTGCACTCCTGGAGCCCTCCTCCCTTTGCGCCGCTGGCCCGAGCGGAGAGCACCTCGTCCATCTCGTCGGTCACCTCTCTGAGCGccgcctccacccccaccctctgCCTGCCCGTCTCCA catgCTCTAGAGGGCCCAGTCCCCTCACCATGGGCTCGCAGGACACCCTGCCTGTGGCCGCTGCCTTCACAGAGACCATCAGTGCTTACTTCAAAGGCGCTGACCCCAGCAA GTGTGTGGTGAAGGTCACTGGGGAGATGGTGCTCTCCTTCCCTGCTGGAATCACCCGGCACTTCGCTTCTCATCCCTCTCCCCCCGTGCTCACCTTCAGCATCACACACTACTCCCGTCTGGAGCAGGTCCTGCCTAACCCTCAGCTGCTCTGCTG TGAAACAACAGAGCCCAGCTCTGACACAAAGGAGTTCTGGGTGAACATGCCAAACCTGATGAGCCACCTAAAGAAAGTGGCTGATCAGAGGCCTCAAGCAACATACTATAATGTGGATATGCTCAAATACCAG GTGGCAGCAGATGGCATCCAGTCCACCCCACTTAACCTGGCAGTTAGCTGGCGTGGTGATGCCACCAGCACTGACCTCAGGATAGACTACAAGTACAACTTGGAGGCTATGCCTGATCCCGTGCCCCTTACTAACATCAACTTCATGGTGCCTGTGGATGGTGGCGTCGCCAAACTCCAAGCCATGCTCCCACCTGCTACTTG GAATCCAGAACAGCAGGAAATGCTTTGGAAGATTCCGGAACTTTCTCAGAAATCTGAAAATGGAG gAGTGGGTGCTCTGCTGGGGCGCTTTGCCCTGACGAATGGCCCCAGTAAGCCGTCCAGGCTAGCTGTGCAGTTCTCCAGCGAGGGAGCCACTCTTTCAGGCGCCAACTTCCAGTTAGCAGGGACTGGATATCGACTCTCCCTGGTCAAAAAGAGATTCTGTGCAG GGAAATATATGGCTGATAACTGA
- the sgip1b gene encoding SH3-containing GRB2-like protein 3-interacting protein 1 isoform X2, translating into MMEGWKKRTRKAFGTFRKKEKDNDSTGSPDKDRSKKTNGAPNGFYGEIDWDRYNSPDVDDEGFSIRPGDQSEGALRAKAFSSSESEGEEDHLKKFKIRIKPLASDSSNCSVPTMDELKASVGTLALSPSPLRRSPCQMRRNLSSEEIARPRRSTPTPGPEPDTPSKRSSENANTFFGPPFESSFETFQAQHSEVFIVEPDFWCETKIQPPSPLARPFPSGAPPPLPPKNVPATPPCRTSSSVGSSGYYSVVPSVRADSCAYADGLLSESSPMPDLDNVFGPPDPPISADDTFQLGWASFSERRGSPTRPPPPDEPAPPPPLCSSPPDSPPLPLHISIPPLDSPPLPLHVPIPPPDSPPPPPPSASPAPDSTPTSPLGPPPMVPVPPLPTAFIPSESFPDSPTPPPPPSPPPSPPLPPPQQQEEELEDEDEEVEEEVKELSLACSSSYLPPPLPAERSPLTCAPPPLGVRWTPEPVVGSLREAFTASPKEFSPGLRGTPPPLPPLTYRSVVSSPGPGSGPSSPARPATPLSAGSPVPPLPPRPSSRPKLQPGKSSVSDLSRSFSPPVHSWSPPPFAPLARAESTSSISSVTSLSAASTPTLCLPVSTCSRGPSPLTMGSQDTLPVAAAFTETISAYFKGADPSKCVVKVTGEMVLSFPAGITRHFASHPSPPVLTFSITHYSRLEQVLPNPQLLCCETTEPSSDTKEFWVNMPNLMSHLKKVADQRPQATYYNVDMLKYQVAADGIQSTPLNLAVSWRGDATSTDLRIDYKYNLEAMPDPVPLTNINFMVPVDGGVAKLQAMLPPATWNPEQQEMLWKIPELSQKSENGGVGALLGRFALTNGPSKPSRLAVQFSSEGATLSGANFQLAGTGYRLSLVKKRFCAGKYMADN; encoded by the exons AACTCCCCTGATGTGGATGATGAAGGATTCAGCATCAGACCAGGGGACCAATCCGAAG GTGCCCTCAGAGCCAAGGCCTTCTCATCCAGTGAGTCGGAGGGCGAGGAGGACCACCTGAAGAAGTTTAAGATCAGGATCAAGCCCCTGGCCTCTGATAGCTCCAATTGCTCTGTCCCCACTATGGATGAACTGAAGGCTTCAGTGGGCACCTTGGCCCTTTCTCCCTCACCCCTG AGACGAAGTCCA TGTCAAATGAGAAGAAATCTCTCAA GCGAAGAGATCGCCAGGCCCAGACGTTCCACCCCTACACCAGGGCCTGAGCCTGACACTCCCAG CAAAAGATCATCAGAGAATGCCAATACTTTCTTTGGTCCACCATTTGAATCCAGCTTTGAAACGTTTCAAGCACAGCATTCAGAAG TGTTCATTGTGGAGCCAGACTTCTGGTGTGAAACGAAAATTCAACCACCTTCACCTTTGGCCAGACCCTTTCCCTCTGGAG ctcctcctcctctccctccaaaGAACGTTCCAGCTACACCTCCCTGTCGTACTTCCAGCTCAGTGGGGTCCTCAG GTTACTACAGTGTGGTGCCCAGTGTAAGAGCAGACAGCTGTGCGTATGCAGATGGCCTACTGTCAGAGTCGTCTCCCATGCCCGACCTGGACAACGTCTTTGGCCCCCCTGACCCCCCCATATCTGCCGACGACACATTCCAGTTGGGCTGGGCCAGCTTCAGCGAGAGGCGGGGCTCCCCCACGAGACCCCCACCTCCCGATGAGCCGGCGCCTCcgcctcctctctgctcctctcctccagatTCTCCTCCGCTCCCGCTCCACATTTCCATTCCTCCACTGGACTCCCCTCCGCTGCCGCTCCACGTGCCCATTCCTCCACCGGACTCGCCGCCGCCGCCTCCTCCGTCCGCTTCGCCTGCGCCGGACTCGACCCCCACCAGCCCCCTGGGCCCCCCTCCCATGGTGCCCGTGCCTCCCCTGCCCACTGCCTTCATCCCGTCGGAGTCCTTTCCCGActccccaacaccaccaccaccaccgtcacCACCACCGTCACCACCACTTCCACCACCTcaacagcaggaggaggagttagaggatgaggacgaggaagtggaggaggaggtgaaagaGCTCTCACTGGCCTGCTCCTCTTCgtacctccctccccctctaccAGCGGAGCGCTCCCCACTCACCTGTGCGCCCCCTCCACTGGGCGTCAGGTGGACCCCGGAGCCAGTGGTGGGCTCCCTGAGGGAAGCTTTCACGGCTTCGCCCAAAGAGTTTAGTCCGGGCTTGCGTGGAACACCACCCCCTCTGCCACCACTCACCTACAGGAGTGTGGTGTCCTCCCCAGGACCAGGGAGTG GGCCATCCTCCCCTGCCCGGCCTGCCACACCCCTGTCCGCGGGAAGCCCCGTGCCCCCACTCCCGCCTCGGCCTTCGTCACGACCCAAACTACAGCCTGGGAAGTCCAGCGTCAGCGACCTG TCCAGGTCGTTCAGCCCTCCGGTGCACTCCTGGAGCCCTCCTCCCTTTGCGCCGCTGGCCCGAGCGGAGAGCACCTCGTCCATCTCGTCGGTCACCTCTCTGAGCGccgcctccacccccaccctctgCCTGCCCGTCTCCA catgCTCTAGAGGGCCCAGTCCCCTCACCATGGGCTCGCAGGACACCCTGCCTGTGGCCGCTGCCTTCACAGAGACCATCAGTGCTTACTTCAAAGGCGCTGACCCCAGCAA GTGTGTGGTGAAGGTCACTGGGGAGATGGTGCTCTCCTTCCCTGCTGGAATCACCCGGCACTTCGCTTCTCATCCCTCTCCCCCCGTGCTCACCTTCAGCATCACACACTACTCCCGTCTGGAGCAGGTCCTGCCTAACCCTCAGCTGCTCTGCTG TGAAACAACAGAGCCCAGCTCTGACACAAAGGAGTTCTGGGTGAACATGCCAAACCTGATGAGCCACCTAAAGAAAGTGGCTGATCAGAGGCCTCAAGCAACATACTATAATGTGGATATGCTCAAATACCAG GTGGCAGCAGATGGCATCCAGTCCACCCCACTTAACCTGGCAGTTAGCTGGCGTGGTGATGCCACCAGCACTGACCTCAGGATAGACTACAAGTACAACTTGGAGGCTATGCCTGATCCCGTGCCCCTTACTAACATCAACTTCATGGTGCCTGTGGATGGTGGCGTCGCCAAACTCCAAGCCATGCTCCCACCTGCTACTTG GAATCCAGAACAGCAGGAAATGCTTTGGAAGATTCCGGAACTTTCTCAGAAATCTGAAAATGGAG gAGTGGGTGCTCTGCTGGGGCGCTTTGCCCTGACGAATGGCCCCAGTAAGCCGTCCAGGCTAGCTGTGCAGTTCTCCAGCGAGGGAGCCACTCTTTCAGGCGCCAACTTCCAGTTAGCAGGGACTGGATATCGACTCTCCCTGGTCAAAAAGAGATTCTGTGCAG GGAAATATATGGCTGATAACTGA
- the sgip1b gene encoding SH3-containing GRB2-like protein 3-interacting protein 1 isoform X3: protein MDELKASVGTLALSPSPLRKSPRRSPCQMRRNLSSEEIARPRRSTPTPGPEPDTPSKRSSENANTFFGPPFESSFETFQAQHSEVFIVEPDFWCETKIQPPSPLARPFPSGAPPPLPPKNVPATPPCRTSSSVGSSGYYSVVPSVRADSCAYADGLLSESSPMPDLDNVFGPPDPPISADDTFQLGWASFSERRGSPTRPPPPDEPAPPPPLCSSPPDSPPLPLHISIPPLDSPPLPLHVPIPPPDSPPPPPPSASPAPDSTPTSPLGPPPMVPVPPLPTAFIPSESFPDSPTPPPPPSPPPSPPLPPPQQQEEELEDEDEEVEEEVKELSLACSSSYLPPPLPAERSPLTCAPPPLGVRWTPEPVVGSLREAFTASPKEFSPGLRGTPPPLPPLTYRSVVSSPGPGSGPSSPARPATPLSAGSPVPPLPPRPSSRPKLQPGKSSVSDLSRSFSPPVHSWSPPPFAPLARAESTSSISSVTSLSAASTPTLCLPVSTCSRGPSPLTMGSQDTLPVAAAFTETISAYFKGADPSKCVVKVTGEMVLSFPAGITRHFASHPSPPVLTFSITHYSRLEQVLPNPQLLCCETTEPSSDTKEFWVNMPNLMSHLKKVADQRPQATYYNVDMLKYQVAADGIQSTPLNLAVSWRGDATSTDLRIDYKYNLEAMPDPVPLTNINFMVPVDGGVAKLQAMLPPATWNPEQQEMLWKIPELSQKSENGGVGALLGRFALTNGPSKPSRLAVQFSSEGATLSGANFQLAGTGYRLSLVKKRFCAGKYMADN, encoded by the exons ATGGATGAACTGAAGGCTTCAGTGGGCACCTTGGCCCTTTCTCCCTCACCCCTG AGAAAAAGTCCG AGACGAAGTCCA TGTCAAATGAGAAGAAATCTCTCAA GCGAAGAGATCGCCAGGCCCAGACGTTCCACCCCTACACCAGGGCCTGAGCCTGACACTCCCAG CAAAAGATCATCAGAGAATGCCAATACTTTCTTTGGTCCACCATTTGAATCCAGCTTTGAAACGTTTCAAGCACAGCATTCAGAAG TGTTCATTGTGGAGCCAGACTTCTGGTGTGAAACGAAAATTCAACCACCTTCACCTTTGGCCAGACCCTTTCCCTCTGGAG ctcctcctcctctccctccaaaGAACGTTCCAGCTACACCTCCCTGTCGTACTTCCAGCTCAGTGGGGTCCTCAG GTTACTACAGTGTGGTGCCCAGTGTAAGAGCAGACAGCTGTGCGTATGCAGATGGCCTACTGTCAGAGTCGTCTCCCATGCCCGACCTGGACAACGTCTTTGGCCCCCCTGACCCCCCCATATCTGCCGACGACACATTCCAGTTGGGCTGGGCCAGCTTCAGCGAGAGGCGGGGCTCCCCCACGAGACCCCCACCTCCCGATGAGCCGGCGCCTCcgcctcctctctgctcctctcctccagatTCTCCTCCGCTCCCGCTCCACATTTCCATTCCTCCACTGGACTCCCCTCCGCTGCCGCTCCACGTGCCCATTCCTCCACCGGACTCGCCGCCGCCGCCTCCTCCGTCCGCTTCGCCTGCGCCGGACTCGACCCCCACCAGCCCCCTGGGCCCCCCTCCCATGGTGCCCGTGCCTCCCCTGCCCACTGCCTTCATCCCGTCGGAGTCCTTTCCCGActccccaacaccaccaccaccaccgtcacCACCACCGTCACCACCACTTCCACCACCTcaacagcaggaggaggagttagaggatgaggacgaggaagtggaggaggaggtgaaagaGCTCTCACTGGCCTGCTCCTCTTCgtacctccctccccctctaccAGCGGAGCGCTCCCCACTCACCTGTGCGCCCCCTCCACTGGGCGTCAGGTGGACCCCGGAGCCAGTGGTGGGCTCCCTGAGGGAAGCTTTCACGGCTTCGCCCAAAGAGTTTAGTCCGGGCTTGCGTGGAACACCACCCCCTCTGCCACCACTCACCTACAGGAGTGTGGTGTCCTCCCCAGGACCAGGGAGTG GGCCATCCTCCCCTGCCCGGCCTGCCACACCCCTGTCCGCGGGAAGCCCCGTGCCCCCACTCCCGCCTCGGCCTTCGTCACGACCCAAACTACAGCCTGGGAAGTCCAGCGTCAGCGACCTG TCCAGGTCGTTCAGCCCTCCGGTGCACTCCTGGAGCCCTCCTCCCTTTGCGCCGCTGGCCCGAGCGGAGAGCACCTCGTCCATCTCGTCGGTCACCTCTCTGAGCGccgcctccacccccaccctctgCCTGCCCGTCTCCA catgCTCTAGAGGGCCCAGTCCCCTCACCATGGGCTCGCAGGACACCCTGCCTGTGGCCGCTGCCTTCACAGAGACCATCAGTGCTTACTTCAAAGGCGCTGACCCCAGCAA GTGTGTGGTGAAGGTCACTGGGGAGATGGTGCTCTCCTTCCCTGCTGGAATCACCCGGCACTTCGCTTCTCATCCCTCTCCCCCCGTGCTCACCTTCAGCATCACACACTACTCCCGTCTGGAGCAGGTCCTGCCTAACCCTCAGCTGCTCTGCTG TGAAACAACAGAGCCCAGCTCTGACACAAAGGAGTTCTGGGTGAACATGCCAAACCTGATGAGCCACCTAAAGAAAGTGGCTGATCAGAGGCCTCAAGCAACATACTATAATGTGGATATGCTCAAATACCAG GTGGCAGCAGATGGCATCCAGTCCACCCCACTTAACCTGGCAGTTAGCTGGCGTGGTGATGCCACCAGCACTGACCTCAGGATAGACTACAAGTACAACTTGGAGGCTATGCCTGATCCCGTGCCCCTTACTAACATCAACTTCATGGTGCCTGTGGATGGTGGCGTCGCCAAACTCCAAGCCATGCTCCCACCTGCTACTTG GAATCCAGAACAGCAGGAAATGCTTTGGAAGATTCCGGAACTTTCTCAGAAATCTGAAAATGGAG gAGTGGGTGCTCTGCTGGGGCGCTTTGCCCTGACGAATGGCCCCAGTAAGCCGTCCAGGCTAGCTGTGCAGTTCTCCAGCGAGGGAGCCACTCTTTCAGGCGCCAACTTCCAGTTAGCAGGGACTGGATATCGACTCTCCCTGGTCAAAAAGAGATTCTGTGCAG GGAAATATATGGCTGATAACTGA